The proteins below come from a single Polynucleobacter sp. MWH-UH23A genomic window:
- the secE gene encoding preprotein translocase subunit SecE encodes MSQQTASQSEEKSSWVSGLAALIVVAALVLYYTLIDQSLLVRLAVLFGGIAAAVMIVAISPDGRRFIAYAKDSWYEVKKVVWPTRKETTQMTLVVFGFVLIMSLFLWIADKLIEWLVFSVLLGWK; translated from the coding sequence ATGTCTCAACAAACTGCAAGTCAATCTGAAGAAAAAAGCAGCTGGGTCTCAGGCCTCGCTGCTTTAATCGTCGTTGCCGCGTTAGTGCTTTACTACACGCTCATCGACCAATCTTTATTGGTGCGCTTAGCCGTATTGTTTGGCGGCATTGCTGCTGCAGTCATGATCGTGGCAATTTCTCCTGACGGGCGTCGTTTTATCGCCTACGCAAAAGATTCTTGGTATGAAGTAAAAAAGGTTGTTTGGCCGACTCGTAAAGAGACCACCCAAATGACTCTAGTCGTATTTGGCTTTGTTCTGATCATGTCCTTGTTTTTGTGGATTGCAGACAAATTAATTGAATGGCTAGTTTTTTCAGTCCTTCTAGGCTGGAAGTGA
- a CDS encoding GNAT family N-acetyltransferase, with the protein MHNKLANNHSPSSPFTVGQVVPVRELHAGHRDAILNHLLKLSDEDRRLRFGTQTPDEVIHHYVEHLDFNQDAVFGVFNADLELIGMAHLAYLPEIKGQARAAEFGVSVLPEGRAQGLGTALLNRSAVHSRNSNIQTLYVHCLANNKAMMHLAQKAGMKVEYAYGDADAYLTLPPANPSTIVEEAANEQWADFDYALKENLKLANQAWWWFLGKPKHAR; encoded by the coding sequence ATGCACAATAAATTAGCGAACAACCACTCACCTTCCAGCCCTTTCACGGTGGGGCAGGTAGTTCCTGTACGCGAATTACATGCAGGTCACAGGGACGCAATCCTCAACCATCTGCTCAAGCTTAGCGATGAAGACCGTCGCTTACGTTTTGGCACACAGACTCCTGATGAAGTGATTCACCACTACGTTGAACACCTAGATTTCAATCAAGATGCGGTTTTTGGTGTATTCAATGCCGATCTGGAGCTGATTGGTATGGCACACCTTGCCTATCTCCCAGAGATTAAAGGCCAAGCGCGTGCTGCTGAATTTGGAGTTTCCGTGCTACCTGAAGGCAGAGCACAAGGGCTTGGCACTGCATTACTCAACCGCTCTGCGGTGCACTCACGTAATAGCAATATACAAACGCTTTATGTTCACTGCCTTGCAAACAATAAAGCCATGATGCATTTAGCTCAAAAGGCTGGCATGAAAGTGGAGTATGCATACGGCGATGCTGATGCTTATCTCACCCTACCACCAGCTAACCCAAGCACGATTGTTGAAGAAGCAGCAAACGAACAATGGGCAGATTTTGATTACGCATTAAAAGAAAATTTGAAACTTGCTAATCAAGCATGGTGGTGGTTTCTAGGAAAACCTAAACACGCGCGTTAA
- the rplL gene encoding 50S ribosomal protein L7/L12: protein MAITKEEIIEAVGSMSVMDLNDLVKAFEEKFGVSAAAMAVAGPAGAGGGDAGGAEQTEFTVNLVEAGANKVSVIKAVREITGLGLKEAKDLVDGAPKPIKEGVDKKTAEEAKKKLEEAGAKAELK from the coding sequence ATGGCGATTACTAAAGAAGAAATCATTGAAGCAGTTGGTAGCATGTCCGTTATGGATTTGAACGACTTGGTTAAAGCGTTCGAAGAGAAGTTTGGTGTATCAGCTGCAGCGATGGCTGTTGCTGGTCCTGCAGGTGCTGGCGGTGGTGATGCTGGTGGTGCAGAGCAAACTGAATTCACAGTAAACCTCGTTGAAGCTGGCGCAAACAAAGTTTCAGTAATTAAAGCAGTTCGCGAAATTACTGGCCTTGGTTTGAAAGAAGCTAAAGACTTGGTTGACGGTGCACCGAAGCCAATCAAAGAAGGCGTTGACAAGAAGACTGCTGAAGAAGCCAAGAAGAAGCTTGAAGAAGCTGGCGCTAAGGCAGAACTCAAGTAA
- the nusG gene encoding transcription termination/antitermination protein NusG has product MTDSEVVANSQAAGNKRWYVIHAYSGMEKSVKKGLEERIARSGMPEKFGRILVPSEEVVEVKSGSKSVTERRFFPGYVLIEMEMTDESWHLVKNTPKVTGFVGGVRNRPSPISNAEVTKIMDQMQAGVDKPKPKTLFEVGEMVRVKEGPFTDFNGNVEEVNYEKSRLRVSVTIFGRGTPVELEFGQVEKM; this is encoded by the coding sequence ATGACTGATTCAGAAGTAGTCGCAAATTCTCAAGCTGCTGGTAATAAGCGTTGGTATGTAATCCACGCCTACTCTGGCATGGAAAAGAGCGTTAAAAAAGGCCTTGAGGAGCGTATCGCTCGTTCAGGTATGCCTGAGAAATTTGGCCGTATTTTGGTCCCATCAGAAGAGGTGGTTGAAGTGAAGTCTGGCTCCAAGTCTGTTACTGAGCGCCGTTTCTTCCCTGGCTACGTCTTAATTGAGATGGAAATGACCGACGAAAGCTGGCATTTGGTGAAAAACACGCCAAAAGTAACCGGTTTCGTGGGTGGCGTACGTAACCGCCCAAGCCCGATTTCGAACGCAGAAGTCACCAAAATCATGGATCAGATGCAAGCTGGGGTTGATAAACCTAAGCCCAAGACTCTATTTGAAGTGGGTGAGATGGTTCGCGTCAAAGAAGGTCCGTTTACCGACTTTAATGGCAACGTTGAGGAAGTGAACTATGAGAAGTCAAGATTGCGCGTTTCTGTTACAATTTTCGGTCGCGGCACCCCAGTTGAACTGGAGTTTGGCCAAGTAGAAAAGATGTAA
- the tuf gene encoding elongation factor Tu: MAKEKFERTKPHVNVGTIGHVDHGKTTLTAAIATVLSKAFGGEAKAYDQIDAAPEEKARGITINTAHVEYETAGRHYAHVDCPGHADYVKNMITGAAQMDGAILVCSAADGPMPQTREHILLARQVGVPYIVVFLNKCDMVDDAELLELVEMEVRELLSKYDFPGDDTPIIRGSAKLALEGDEGPLGKEAIMKLAEALDTYIPTPERAVDGSFLMPVEDVFSISGRGTVVTGRIERGIIKVGEEIEIVGIKPTLKTTCTGVEMFRKLLDQGQAGDNVGILLRGTKREEVERGQVLAKPGSITPHTHFTAEVYILGKDEGGRHTPFFNNYRPQFYFRTTDVTGSIELPKDKEMVMPGDNVTITVKLIAPIAMEEGLRFAIREGGRTVGAGVVAKILA; this comes from the coding sequence ATGGCAAAAGAAAAGTTCGAGCGGACAAAACCGCACGTAAACGTAGGCACCATCGGTCACGTTGACCACGGTAAAACCACCTTGACAGCGGCAATTGCAACTGTGCTCTCAAAAGCATTCGGTGGCGAAGCGAAAGCATACGATCAGATCGATGCGGCTCCAGAAGAAAAAGCACGTGGTATTACGATTAACACAGCACACGTTGAGTATGAGACTGCTGGTCGTCACTATGCACACGTTGACTGCCCAGGACACGCTGACTACGTTAAGAACATGATTACTGGTGCTGCGCAGATGGACGGCGCAATCTTGGTTTGCTCTGCTGCAGACGGCCCTATGCCACAAACTCGTGAGCACATCCTCTTGGCACGTCAGGTTGGCGTTCCTTACATCGTGGTGTTCTTAAACAAGTGCGACATGGTTGACGATGCTGAACTCTTAGAGCTCGTTGAAATGGAAGTACGTGAACTCCTGTCTAAGTATGACTTCCCAGGCGATGACACTCCCATCATCCGTGGTTCTGCTAAGTTGGCATTAGAAGGCGACGAAGGCCCATTGGGTAAAGAAGCCATCATGAAATTGGCTGAAGCACTCGATACTTACATCCCAACTCCAGAGCGTGCTGTTGATGGCTCATTCTTGATGCCAGTAGAAGACGTGTTCTCTATCTCTGGTCGCGGTACTGTAGTAACTGGTCGTATTGAGCGCGGCATCATCAAGGTTGGTGAAGAGATTGAAATCGTTGGTATCAAGCCAACTCTCAAGACCACTTGTACTGGTGTTGAAATGTTCCGCAAATTGCTCGACCAAGGTCAAGCAGGTGACAACGTCGGTATCTTGTTACGTGGTACAAAACGTGAAGAAGTTGAGCGTGGCCAAGTATTGGCTAAGCCTGGTTCTATCACTCCACACACCCACTTTACTGCTGAGGTTTACATCCTTGGTAAAGACGAAGGTGGTCGTCATACTCCATTCTTTAACAACTATCGTCCACAGTTCTACTTCCGTACAACGGACGTTACTGGTTCAATCGAGTTGCCAAAAGACAAAGAGATGGTGATGCCTGGTGATAACGTCACCATTACCGTCAAACTCATCGCCCCAATCGCGATGGAAGAAGGTTTACGTTTTGCGATCCGTGAAGGTGGCCGTACTGTTGGCGCCGGCGTGGTTGCAAAGATTTTGGCTTAA
- the rplK gene encoding 50S ribosomal protein L11, translated as MAKKIVGFIKLQIPAGKANPSPPVGPALGQRGLNIMEFCKAFNAQTQSMEPGLPIPVVITAFADKSFTFIMKTPPATIMIKKAAKIEKGSPRPHTDKVGKITRAQAEEIAKAKMPDLTAADMDAAVRTIAGSARSMGITVEGV; from the coding sequence ATGGCAAAGAAGATTGTTGGCTTTATTAAGCTGCAGATTCCTGCAGGTAAAGCAAACCCATCACCACCCGTAGGTCCAGCATTGGGTCAACGCGGCCTCAACATTATGGAATTCTGTAAAGCGTTTAATGCTCAAACTCAGAGCATGGAACCTGGCTTGCCAATTCCAGTTGTGATTACAGCGTTCGCTGATAAGAGCTTCACATTCATCATGAAGACTCCTCCAGCAACCATCATGATTAAGAAGGCTGCAAAGATCGAAAAAGGATCACCGCGTCCTCATACCGATAAGGTAGGAAAAATTACTCGTGCTCAAGCGGAAGAAATCGCTAAAGCAAAAATGCCAGATTTGACTGCAGCTGATATGGATGCAGCAGTTCGCACAATCGCTGGTAGCGCCCGTTCCATGGGCATCACTGTGGAAGGAGTCTAA
- the rplA gene encoding 50S ribosomal protein L1 translates to MTKLSKRVKAIQSKVDRNKFYPLEDALNLVKECATAKFDESIDVAVQLGIDAKKSDQVVRGAVVLPAGTGKHVRVAVFAQGEKAEQAKAAGAEIVGMEDLAEQIKGGKIDFDVLIASPDTMKIVGTLGQVLGPRGLMPNPKVGTVTPDVATAVKNAKAGQVQFRVDKAGIVHASIGRRSFEPAALKSNLLALLEALNKAKPPASKGIYLKKVAVSSTMGAGVRVDQASLQAAV, encoded by the coding sequence ATGACTAAATTATCTAAGCGCGTAAAAGCAATTCAGTCCAAAGTTGATCGCAACAAGTTTTACCCATTAGAAGATGCGTTGAATCTCGTTAAAGAGTGTGCAACTGCTAAGTTCGATGAGTCTATCGACGTTGCTGTTCAGTTGGGTATTGATGCTAAGAAATCTGACCAAGTTGTGCGCGGAGCAGTTGTGCTCCCAGCAGGTACTGGTAAGCATGTTCGTGTTGCTGTTTTTGCCCAAGGCGAGAAGGCTGAGCAAGCTAAAGCTGCTGGTGCAGAAATCGTTGGCATGGAAGATTTGGCTGAACAAATTAAAGGCGGCAAAATTGATTTTGATGTGTTGATCGCATCTCCTGACACAATGAAAATCGTTGGTACTTTAGGTCAAGTATTGGGTCCACGTGGTTTGATGCCTAATCCAAAAGTTGGAACAGTTACACCTGACGTAGCAACTGCAGTGAAAAATGCAAAAGCGGGTCAAGTACAGTTCCGCGTGGACAAAGCCGGTATCGTGCATGCAAGTATTGGCCGTCGTTCATTCGAGCCAGCTGCATTGAAATCGAATTTGCTCGCATTGCTTGAGGCTTTGAATAAAGCAAAACCTCCTGCATCTAAGGGAATTTATTTAAAGAAGGTTGCCGTAAGCAGCACCATGGGTGCAGGCGTACGTGTAGACCAAGCATCGTTACAGGCAGCAGTTTAA